A single genomic interval of Helianthus annuus cultivar XRQ/B chromosome 13, HanXRQr2.0-SUNRISE, whole genome shotgun sequence harbors:
- the LOC110901344 gene encoding uncharacterized protein LOC110901344: MDSPSSSSMLNYCYHEFFADGDGSTDEEVEQEAVMGACKLAMRYAEHCRRPQAKKGKRGYIERDRRGAHDRLMKDYFDEEPTYSNEMFRRRFRMSKRLFLRIVHDLEANYDFFKQKADARGELGFTGIQKCTSALRILAYGNTTDINDEYLKMGEKTTRDSLEHFCRGIIDVYGARYLRMPT; this comes from the exons ATGGATTCTCCTAGTTCTTCCTCCATGCTAAACTATTGCTACCACGAGTTTTTTGCGGATGGCGATGGTTCAACCGATGAGGAGGTTGAGCAAGAGGCGGTTATGGGTGCTTGTAAACTAGCGATGAGATATGCCGAGCATTGTCGTCGCCCCCAAGCCAAAAAAGGTAAAAGAGGTTATATTGAACGAGACCGACGCGGGGCACACGATCGTTTGATGAAAGATTATTTTGATGAGGAGCCGACATATTCGAACGAAATGTTTAGACGTCGTTTCCGAATGAGTAAGCGGTTATTTCTACGTATAGTCCACGACTTGGAAGCCAACTacgatttttttaaacaaaaagcgGATGCGAGAGGGGAACTTGGATTTACCGGTATCCAAAAGTGTACCTCGGCGTTACGAATCCTTGCTTATGGAAACACTACCGACATCAATGACGAGTATCTAAAAATGGGGGAGAAAACAACGAGAGATAGCTTGGAGCATTTTTGTCGCG gtataatTGATGTGTACGGTGCGCGTTATCTTAGAATGCCCACATGA